The Apium graveolens cultivar Ventura unplaced genomic scaffold, ASM990537v1 ctg5957, whole genome shotgun sequence genome contains a region encoding:
- the LOC141702941 gene encoding uncharacterized protein LOC141702941, protein MKLCRMKVKYGWTDKSFTDLLKLMRGILPPNNELPNSMYEAKKILCPMGMDVKKIHARPNDSILFRNDNEDLHVCPKCGASRYKPDGNNSAEEKKKRPPAKVVWYLPIVERFKCLYANVKDAKYLRWHAEWRKSDGMLRHPSDSPQWRSIDGMFPEFGAEETLLNLPGKTKDGIKARLDMQEMGIRKELAPQVSTKRSYLPSACNTLSRKEKISFCKYLSSVKAPHGYSSNIKKLVSMKDLKLVGLKSHDCHVLLQQLLPIAIQGILPKHVRFVITKLCLFFNTICSKVIDPDSLDKLQVDIISRYRPEGSIVEAYYVEEVIEFYTDYLASTDPIGIPRSRHEGRLQGHGTLGLKMISPGAEILDRAHLFVLQHMTEVNAYLEERVTQIFQMHPSKSRKWVLYEQNSSFGEWFKDQVMSLISQAPSSVSNTI, encoded by the exons ATGAAGTTGTGTAGAATGAAAGTAAAATATGGGTGGACTGATAAGAGTTTTACAGACCTATTAAAACTTATGAGAGGCATACTTCCTCCAAATAATGAGCTCCCAAATTCTATGTACGAGGCTAAGAAGATACTATGTCCAATGGGAATGGATGTGAAAAAGATACATGCACGTCCAAATGACTCTATTTTGTTTCGAAATGACAATGAAGATTTACACGTATGTCCTAAGTGTGGAGCATCTCGGTATAAGCCAGATGGTAATAATTCAGCagaagagaaaaagaaaaggCCTCCTGCTAAAGTGGTTTGGTATCTACCTATTGTGGAACGTTTCAAATGCCTTTATGCGAATGTAAAAGATGCTAAATATTTAAGATGGCATGCAGAATGGAGAAAGTCAGATGGGATGCTTAGACATCCAAGTGACTCTCCACAATGGAGGAGCATTGATGGAATGTTTCCAGAATTTGGTGCTGAG GAAACATTGTTGAATTTACCTGGAAAAACAAAGGATGGGATCAAGGCTAGACTAGACATGCAAGAAATGGGAATTCGAAAAGAGTTAGCGCCACAAGTGTCTACAAAGCGTTCATATCTACCTTCGGCGTGTAATACTTTATCTAGGAAAGAGAAAATTAGCTTTTGTAAATATTTATCTAGTGTGAAAGCTCCGCATGGATATTCTTCAAATATTAAAAAGCTGGTATCAATGAAAGATTTGAAACTTGTGGGTTTGAAGTCACATGATTGTCACGTGTTATTGCAACAATTGCTACCAATTGCAATTCAAGGAATACTACCGAAGCATGTCAGATTTGTAATTACGAAGCTTTGTTTGTTCTTTAACACTATATGCAGTAAAGTGATTGATCCTGATTCGTTGGATAAATTACAAGTTGACATTATT AGTCGATATCGACCTGAAGGTAGTATAGTTGAAGCATATTATGTGGAGGAGGTAATTGAATTTTACACGGATTATTTAGCAAGTACGGATCCCATTGGGATTCCAAGATCTCGACATGAGGGTAGACTTCAAGGTCATGGTACATTGGGCCTAAAAATGATCTCTCCGGGTGCTGAAATACTTGATAGAGCTCATCTATTTGTACTACAACACATGACAGAAGTAAATGCCTACTTGGAGGAACGAGTAACCCAAATTTTCCAAATGCATCCTTCTAAGA